A genomic region of Pseudomonas frederiksbergensis contains the following coding sequences:
- the fliE gene encoding flagellar hook-basal body complex protein FliE yields the protein MSQGIEFNRLMLDMRSMQMDAMAQPKAAVAGPEMGGSSFAAMLGQAVNKVNDTQQASNQLANAFEIGKSGVDLTDVMISSQKASVSFQALTQVRNKLVQAYQDIMQMPV from the coding sequence ATGAGCCAAGGTATTGAATTTAATCGGTTGATGTTGGACATGCGGTCCATGCAAATGGACGCCATGGCTCAGCCGAAAGCGGCAGTCGCGGGGCCGGAAATGGGCGGTAGCAGCTTTGCCGCCATGCTCGGTCAGGCCGTCAACAAGGTCAACGACACCCAGCAGGCTTCGAACCAACTGGCCAATGCTTTCGAAATTGGCAAAAGCGGCGTCGACCTGACAGACGTAATGATTTCCTCGCAGAAGGCCAGCGTGTCTTTCCAGGCGTTGACCCAAGTGCGTAACAAGCTGGTTCAGGCATACCAAGACATCATGCAGATGCCGGTTTAA
- a CDS encoding sigma-54 dependent transcriptional regulator: MWRETKILLIDDDSVRRRDLAVILNFLGEENLPCGSHDWQQAVGSLSSSREVICVLIGTVNVPGALPGLLKTLATWDEFLPVLLMGDNSSVDLPEDQRRRVLSTLEMPPSYSKLLDSLHRAQVYREMYDQARERGRHREPNLFRSLVGTSRAIQHVRQMMQQVADTDASVLILGESGTGKEVVARNLHYHSKRRDAPFVPVNCGAIPAELLESELFGHEKGAFTGAITSRAGRFELANGGTLFLDEIGDMPLPMQVKLLRVLQERTFERVGSNKTQSVDVRIIAATHKNLESMIEVGSFREDLYYRLNVFPIEMAPLRERVEDIPLLMNELISRMEHEKRGSIRFNSAAIMSLCRHGWPGNVRELANLVERMAIMHPYGVIGVVELPKKFRYVDDEDEQLVDSLRSDLEERVAINGHTPDFTANAMLPPEGLDLKDYLGGLEQGLIQQALDDANGIVARAAERLRIRRTTLVEKMRKYGMSRREGDEQADD; encoded by the coding sequence ATGTGGCGTGAAACCAAAATTCTGCTGATTGATGACGATAGCGTTCGCCGCCGCGACCTGGCGGTGATTTTAAATTTTCTTGGCGAAGAAAATTTACCCTGTGGTAGCCATGACTGGCAGCAGGCTGTCGGCTCTTTGTCATCAAGTCGTGAAGTGATCTGCGTCCTGATCGGGACGGTAAATGTTCCTGGCGCTCTTCCGGGTCTGTTAAAGACACTCGCTACCTGGGATGAGTTCCTTCCGGTTTTGTTAATGGGCGATAATTCTTCCGTTGACCTGCCGGAAGACCAGCGTCGCCGGGTGCTTTCCACGCTGGAAATGCCGCCCAGCTACAGCAAGTTGCTCGACTCCCTGCACCGCGCCCAGGTTTATCGCGAGATGTACGACCAGGCCCGCGAGCGCGGTCGTCACCGTGAGCCCAATCTTTTCCGTAGTCTTGTCGGCACCAGCCGGGCGATTCAACACGTCCGCCAGATGATGCAGCAAGTGGCCGACACCGATGCCAGCGTGCTGATCCTCGGTGAGTCCGGTACGGGCAAGGAAGTGGTCGCGCGCAACCTGCACTATCACTCCAAGCGTCGCGACGCGCCGTTCGTTCCGGTCAACTGCGGTGCGATCCCGGCCGAGCTGCTGGAAAGCGAATTGTTCGGCCATGAGAAGGGCGCCTTTACCGGGGCCATCACCAGTCGCGCCGGGCGTTTTGAGCTGGCCAACGGCGGTACGCTGTTTCTCGACGAGATCGGCGATATGCCATTGCCGATGCAGGTCAAGCTGCTGCGGGTATTGCAGGAGCGCACCTTTGAGCGCGTGGGGAGCAACAAGACCCAGAGCGTCGACGTGCGGATCATCGCTGCGACCCACAAGAATCTCGAAAGCATGATCGAGGTCGGCAGCTTCCGTGAGGATCTGTACTACCGCCTCAATGTCTTCCCGATCGAAATGGCGCCGCTGCGTGAGCGTGTCGAAGATATTCCGTTGTTGATGAACGAGTTGATCTCGCGGATGGAGCACGAGAAGCGCGGTTCCATTCGCTTCAACTCGGCAGCGATCATGTCGCTGTGCCGTCATGGCTGGCCGGGCAACGTCCGTGAGTTGGCCAACCTGGTCGAGCGCATGGCGATCATGCACCCGTACGGCGTGATCGGTGTGGTCGAGTTACCGAAGAAATTCCGTTATGTCGATGACGAAGACGAGCAATTGGTTGATAGCTTGCGCAGCGATCTTGAGGAGCGGGTAGCCATCAATGGGCATACCCCGGACTTCACCGCTAACGCCATGCTGCCGCCAGAAGGTCTGGACCTCAAAGACTACCTCGGTGGTCTGGAGCAGGGCCTGATTCAGCAGGCGCTGGACGATGCCAATGGCATCGTGGCGCGTGCTGCCGAGCGTCTGCGTATTCGACGCACCACCCTGGTGGAGAAGATGCGCAAGTACGGCATGAGCCGTCGCGAGGGTGATGAACAGGCGGACGATTGA
- a CDS encoding flagellar protein FlaG — MDMSVKLNLSYPAVKPVSSITDKPAEAPQVDSAQPVAGSKDSDSEKLKAAVQEIEKFVQSIKRNLEFSIDEASGKVVVKVIATATGEVVRQIPSEEALKLADSLNTASNVLFDAKA; from the coding sequence ATGGATATGAGCGTAAAGCTGAACTTGTCTTACCCGGCTGTTAAACCGGTGAGCAGCATTACCGATAAACCGGCTGAGGCGCCTCAGGTCGACAGCGCACAGCCTGTGGCTGGCAGTAAAGACTCCGATTCGGAGAAGTTGAAAGCTGCCGTACAGGAAATCGAAAAGTTCGTGCAGTCGATCAAGCGCAACCTGGAATTTTCGATCGATGAAGCGTCCGGCAAGGTTGTTGTAAAAGTGATCGCCACGGCAACGGGTGAAGTGGTGCGACAGATCCCTTCCGAAGAGGCCTTGAAGCTGGCGGACAGTTTGAATACGGCGAGCAATGTGTTGTTCGACGCAAAGGCCTGA
- a CDS encoding ketoacyl-ACP synthase III, which produces MIGIKSIASYVPVAGVDNYAQGAKFEKDEEFILGKIGSAFLPRKDAGQETSDLCVEAVNTLFANNPELKRESIDVLIVVTQNGDEEGLPHTAAIVQDKLGLPTTVAAFDISLGCSGYVYGIYAIKGFMEAAGLKNGLLVTADPYSKIVDPEDRNTTMLFGDAATATWMGEDAPWQLGKAKFGTDGSGAPHLKVTDGVFFMNGRQVFNFALLKVPAHLHELLDESGLHADDIDAFCIHQGSAAIVDAVARRFEGDPQKFIKDMVETGNTVSSSIPLLLEKHVLDAKWKRVALSGFGVGLSWGSAIIYRP; this is translated from the coding sequence ATGATTGGCATAAAAAGCATTGCGAGCTACGTACCTGTAGCCGGCGTGGACAATTACGCACAAGGTGCAAAATTCGAAAAGGATGAGGAATTCATCCTGGGCAAGATCGGTTCCGCTTTCCTGCCGCGCAAAGATGCCGGACAGGAAACCTCGGACCTGTGTGTCGAAGCGGTCAATACGCTATTCGCCAATAACCCTGAGCTCAAGCGCGAATCGATCGACGTGCTGATCGTCGTCACCCAGAACGGCGACGAAGAAGGTCTGCCGCACACGGCTGCGATTGTTCAGGACAAGCTCGGTCTGCCGACCACCGTTGCCGCCTTCGATATCTCCCTGGGCTGCTCCGGCTACGTTTACGGCATCTACGCGATCAAGGGCTTCATGGAAGCCGCGGGCCTGAAGAATGGCCTGTTGGTGACCGCCGACCCTTACTCGAAAATCGTCGACCCCGAAGACCGCAACACCACCATGCTGTTCGGTGATGCCGCCACCGCGACCTGGATGGGCGAAGACGCTCCGTGGCAGCTGGGCAAGGCCAAGTTCGGCACCGACGGCTCCGGCGCCCCGCACCTGAAAGTCACTGACGGGGTGTTCTTCATGAACGGTCGTCAGGTGTTCAACTTTGCATTGCTGAAAGTCCCGGCGCATTTGCACGAGTTGCTCGACGAGTCCGGTCTGCATGCCGACGATATCGATGCATTCTGCATTCACCAAGGCAGTGCGGCGATTGTTGACGCGGTGGCGCGGCGCTTCGAAGGTGATCCGCAGAAATTCATCAAGGACATGGTCGAGACTGGTAATACCGTCTCTTCGAGCATTCCGTTGTTGCTGGAAAAACACGTACTCGATGCCAAATGGAAGCGCGTTGCACTGAGTGGTTTTGGTGTAGGGCTCTCGTGGGGTTCGGCGATTATCTATCGCCCTTGA
- a CDS encoding sensor histidine kinase, with protein MSPVSETSGQSSSVEQASRLGLEQTFALFSQMSSQLTDSYSMLEARVTELKGELAVVSAQRMQELAEKERLANRLQNLLDLLPGGVIVIDAQGMVREANPAASELLGLPLEGELWRQVIARCFAPREDDGHEISLKDGRRLSIATRSLDAEPGQLVLLNDLTETRHLQDQLARHERLSSLGRMVASLAHQIRTPLSAALLYASHLTEQELPVATQQRFAGRLKERLHELEHQVRDMLVFARGELPLTDRVTPRALLQSLQAAALTHVQDYPVRWQCDSHAGELLCNRDTLVGALLNLIENAIQASAGEVRLKVHLYTRENTLRLCVSDSGGGIDAAVLARLGEPFFTTKTTGTGLGLTVVKAVARAHQGELQLRSRPGRGTCAVVVLPLFSSAQGVERG; from the coding sequence ATGTCTCCTGTCTCCGAAACCTCGGGGCAATCGTCCTCTGTAGAACAGGCAAGTCGGCTTGGCCTTGAGCAGACGTTCGCGCTGTTCAGTCAGATGTCGAGCCAACTGACCGATTCCTACAGCATGCTTGAAGCTCGGGTCACCGAGCTCAAGGGCGAACTGGCGGTGGTCAGTGCTCAGCGCATGCAAGAACTGGCCGAAAAAGAGCGCCTGGCCAACCGGCTGCAAAACCTTCTCGACTTGTTGCCTGGTGGCGTCATCGTCATTGATGCTCAGGGTATGGTGCGCGAAGCCAATCCGGCAGCGAGCGAGCTGCTGGGTCTGCCGCTTGAGGGCGAGTTGTGGCGTCAGGTCATTGCACGCTGCTTTGCTCCACGCGAAGACGACGGTCATGAAATTTCCCTGAAGGATGGTCGACGCCTGTCGATTGCCACGCGCTCGCTGGATGCCGAGCCGGGTCAGTTGGTGCTGCTCAACGACCTGACCGAAACCCGACACTTGCAGGATCAACTGGCTCGCCATGAACGCTTGTCGTCCCTCGGGCGGATGGTCGCTTCTCTGGCGCATCAGATTCGTACGCCACTGTCCGCAGCATTGCTGTACGCCAGTCATTTGACTGAGCAAGAGCTGCCGGTCGCCACCCAGCAGCGGTTTGCCGGGCGTTTGAAAGAGCGCCTGCATGAGCTCGAACATCAGGTGCGCGACATGCTGGTGTTCGCTCGCGGCGAGCTGCCGTTGACTGATCGTGTGACGCCCAGGGCGCTCCTGCAATCGCTGCAAGCGGCGGCATTGACTCATGTTCAGGATTATCCGGTGCGTTGGCAGTGCGACAGTCACGCCGGGGAGTTGCTGTGTAATCGTGACACGCTGGTCGGCGCACTGCTGAACCTGATTGAAAATGCGATTCAGGCCAGTGCCGGCGAAGTCCGTCTGAAAGTTCATCTGTACACCCGTGAAAACACTCTTCGACTGTGTGTCAGCGATAGCGGTGGTGGTATCGACGCGGCGGTGCTGGCGCGCCTGGGTGAGCCGTTTTTCACTACCAAAACCACCGGCACCGGCCTTGGCCTGACCGTGGTCAAGGCGGTGGCCCGTGCTCATCAGGGAGAATTGCAGTTGCGCTCGCGGCCGGGCCGCGGCACGTGTGCGGTGGTGGTCTTGCCGTTGTTTTCCAGCGCTCAAGGAGTGGAACGAGGCTGA
- a CDS encoding flagellin domain-containing protein, with product MSLGVNTNVASLSVQKNLNNAANALQQSMTRLSSGLKINSAKDDAAGLQIATRMSSQIRGQTVAIKNANDGISMAQTAEGALQETTNILQRMRELAVQARNGTNGTADQTATNAEFTQMSDELTRISQATNLNGKNLLDGSAGSMTLQVGSNTGTANQITLTLSSKFDAVSLSVGSGTTVLTGATSAAAGSAIDGAITAIDAAIASVGAVRANLGAAQNRLTSTISNLQNVNENATAALGRVQDTDFAAETAQLTKNQTLQSASTAVLAQANQLPNAVLKLLQ from the coding sequence ATGTCTTTAGGCGTAAACACTAACGTCGCTTCTCTGTCTGTTCAGAAGAACCTGAACAATGCTGCTAACGCTCTGCAGCAATCGATGACTCGCCTGTCTTCCGGCCTGAAAATCAACAGCGCCAAAGACGACGCTGCCGGCCTGCAGATCGCTACCCGTATGAGCAGCCAGATCCGCGGTCAGACCGTAGCTATCAAAAACGCCAACGACGGCATCTCGATGGCTCAGACTGCTGAAGGCGCTCTGCAAGAGACCACCAACATTCTGCAGCGTATGCGTGAACTGGCTGTACAGGCACGTAACGGCACCAACGGCACTGCTGACCAGACCGCGACCAACGCGGAATTCACTCAGATGTCCGACGAGCTGACCCGTATTTCCCAGGCCACCAACCTGAACGGCAAAAACCTGCTGGACGGTTCCGCTGGCAGCATGACCCTGCAAGTGGGTTCCAACACCGGTACTGCCAACCAGATCACGCTGACCCTGAGCAGCAAGTTCGACGCCGTCAGCCTGTCGGTAGGTAGCGGTACTACTGTTCTGACCGGTGCTACCAGCGCTGCTGCCGGTTCCGCCATCGACGGCGCAATCACTGCAATCGACGCTGCAATCGCCTCCGTTGGTGCTGTTCGTGCAAACCTCGGTGCTGCACAGAACCGTCTGACCAGCACCATCTCCAACCTGCAGAACGTCAACGAAAACGCCACCGCTGCACTGGGTCGCGTACAAGATACCGACTTCGCTGCGGAAACTGCTCAGCTGACCAAGAACCAAACCCTGCAATCGGCTTCCACCGCTGTTCTGGCACAAGCCAACCAGCTGCCTAACGCCGTACTGAAACTGCTTCAGTAA
- a CDS encoding flagellar protein FliT has product MSLVLQRIEQTREALVNALAERNWEAIGQLDLDCRSCMEDVLSEALLDEAALRDNLEGLLGVYRQLLEAATGERQAIFDEMSQIHQAQNAAKVYHLFG; this is encoded by the coding sequence ATGAGTCTTGTACTGCAGCGCATCGAACAAACCCGTGAAGCTCTGGTCAATGCACTGGCCGAGCGTAACTGGGAAGCTATCGGTCAATTGGACCTGGATTGCCGTTCCTGCATGGAAGACGTTTTGAGTGAGGCTTTGCTGGATGAGGCGGCGTTGCGCGATAACCTCGAGGGGTTGCTTGGGGTATATCGGCAGTTGTTAGAGGCGGCAACGGGGGAGCGTCAGGCAATATTCGATGAGATGTCGCAGATCCATCAAGCACAGAACGCGGCAAAGGTTTACCATCTGTTCGGTTAA
- a CDS encoding motility associated factor glycosyltransferase family protein — MSDSVENNFQVIESRWPALHVRLMTEDSAAVQAELVEGLGSTLSIAGIQLTSRHDRTREARLQATSLPPESKVVHVYGTGLGDLPCVLLESTELQRLYVHILNGAIFSLALQLLDQRQWLSDPRVELIYAGDLSDIHLPFFALPSEMLLADDFNARIRDRLVSEVHLSFNNREFDPQSPAIIQRLEESRELVSRDRDVAELFETCAGREVYVIGTGPSLELHFDQLRAIRERDQRPLFISVDTAYRPLREHGIRPDLVVSIDRRISFRHLPPEDTDNIPLVYLPMSDPQVLKAWQGTRYVGYSASPVYASIRQQISKAELYVGGSVIHPAVDLAVKMGADRITLFGADFAFPMNKTHAGWNDGDLGQGVNLAKHWVLDGHGLRVRTQLNFRSYLCELERYIAGHPQVRFFNSSRAGAMIVGATFNQEFVQ, encoded by the coding sequence ATGAGCGACAGCGTTGAAAACAATTTCCAGGTGATAGAGAGTCGCTGGCCGGCGCTGCATGTGCGGTTGATGACTGAAGACAGCGCGGCGGTTCAGGCTGAACTGGTGGAAGGATTGGGTTCGACCCTGAGCATTGCCGGCATTCAGCTCACCAGTCGCCATGACCGTACGCGTGAAGCGCGGTTGCAAGCGACCAGCCTGCCGCCGGAAAGCAAGGTGGTGCATGTCTACGGCACAGGGCTGGGTGACTTGCCGTGTGTATTGCTTGAAAGCACCGAGCTTCAGCGCTTGTACGTGCATATCCTCAATGGCGCGATTTTTTCGTTGGCGCTGCAGTTGCTCGATCAGCGGCAGTGGCTCAGTGATCCACGGGTCGAGTTGATCTATGCCGGCGACTTGTCCGACATCCATCTGCCGTTTTTTGCGTTGCCGTCCGAGATGTTGCTGGCAGATGACTTCAACGCCAGGATTCGCGATCGCCTCGTCAGTGAAGTGCACCTCAGTTTCAATAATCGTGAGTTCGACCCGCAGTCCCCGGCGATCATCCAGCGGCTGGAGGAGAGTCGTGAGCTCGTCAGTCGTGATCGCGATGTGGCCGAGTTGTTCGAGACGTGTGCAGGTCGTGAAGTCTATGTGATCGGCACAGGGCCAAGCCTTGAGCTGCATTTCGATCAGCTTCGGGCGATACGCGAGCGTGATCAGCGGCCGTTGTTCATCAGTGTCGATACTGCCTACCGACCGTTGCGCGAGCATGGCATCAGGCCGGATCTGGTGGTCAGTATCGACCGGCGCATCAGCTTCAGGCACTTGCCGCCCGAGGACACCGACAACATCCCCTTGGTGTACCTGCCAATGAGCGACCCGCAGGTGTTGAAGGCCTGGCAGGGCACGCGTTACGTCGGGTATTCCGCCAGCCCGGTCTATGCCTCTATCCGCCAACAGATCAGCAAGGCTGAACTGTATGTCGGTGGCAGCGTGATTCATCCTGCCGTGGATCTGGCGGTGAAGATGGGTGCAGACCGTATCACTCTGTTCGGTGCCGACTTTGCGTTCCCGATGAACAAAACCCATGCCGGCTGGAATGATGGCGATCTGGGGCAGGGGGTGAACCTGGCCAAGCACTGGGTGCTTGATGGGCATGGGTTGCGGGTTCGAACGCAGTTGAATTTCCGCAGTTACCTGTGTGAGCTGGAGCGCTACATTGCCGGGCATCCGCAGGTACGCTTTTTTAACAGCAGCCGGGCAGGAGCAATGATTGTGGGAGCGACGTTCAATCAGGAGTTCGTGCAATGA
- the fliD gene encoding flagellar filament capping protein FliD, translating to MASPILPGTGLGSGLDIGSIVTALVNSDKAAKQGQITSQTTLNTSKISGVGSLKSALAAYQAAMDKLNSSTSPAFAGFAATSSTPATLTVTSDNTAVNGTYNVKVNNLASGSKVASASFAGGATSAIPTGTLKISQNGTDYNVTIPSGATLQSTRDAINTTLKNQGVTANIVTDSSGSRLVLGSTTTGKGSDLTVSGIAGLEIDGTQVMGATPAPTSAGTIGALAADASLTIDGLTVTSKTNTVNQAVGGLSMTLVAPGTSTVSVATNTTGLQTAVQSFVDAYNTLVKTVTSLTQASADANGKLTVSAALTGDSVPRTLIANIRNQLVTPGPGGQLAVLSQLGITTDQKLGTLNFDSTKFSAAMTTQGLGSQVQTLFTGTNSTNGLLARMGTAIKPYLQTGGILDQRTTSLNKQKNDLSNQQVALDLRVTTMTATLTAKYNAMDLLVGQMKATSTSISSFFTSLNAQKSGG from the coding sequence ATGGCAAGTCCAATTTTACCGGGCACAGGTCTGGGTTCCGGCCTGGATATCGGTTCGATCGTTACAGCGTTGGTCAACAGCGACAAAGCTGCCAAGCAGGGTCAGATCACCTCGCAGACCACGCTCAACACCTCGAAGATTTCCGGTGTGGGCTCGCTCAAAAGTGCTTTGGCCGCTTATCAGGCCGCCATGGACAAGCTCAATAGCTCGACAAGCCCTGCGTTTGCGGGTTTTGCGGCAACTTCGTCGACTCCGGCGACCTTGACCGTGACCTCTGATAACACCGCCGTAAACGGTACTTACAACGTTAAAGTCAACAACCTGGCTAGCGGTTCCAAAGTTGCCAGTGCTTCATTTGCAGGCGGTGCTACCAGTGCCATTCCGACTGGTACTTTGAAAATCAGTCAAAATGGCACTGACTACAACGTCACTATCCCATCCGGTGCGACGTTGCAGTCCACTCGCGATGCGATCAACACTACCCTGAAAAACCAGGGCGTCACGGCCAACATCGTCACTGACAGCAGTGGTTCACGACTGGTGCTCGGGTCGACCACGACGGGCAAGGGCTCGGACCTTACTGTCAGTGGTATTGCCGGCCTGGAAATCGACGGCACCCAGGTGATGGGCGCTACACCTGCTCCGACCAGTGCCGGTACTATCGGCGCGCTGGCCGCTGATGCGAGCCTGACGATTGATGGTCTGACAGTGACCAGCAAAACCAACACCGTCAATCAGGCGGTGGGCGGCTTGAGCATGACGCTGGTTGCGCCGGGCACCTCGACGGTGAGCGTGGCGACCAACACCACCGGTTTGCAGACGGCGGTACAGTCGTTTGTCGACGCCTATAACACGCTGGTCAAGACGGTGACCTCGCTGACCCAGGCCTCGGCCGATGCCAATGGCAAGCTGACCGTCTCTGCTGCGCTGACCGGTGACTCGGTGCCTCGCACGCTGATTGCCAATATTCGCAATCAGTTGGTGACTCCTGGGCCGGGGGGGCAATTGGCGGTGTTATCGCAGTTGGGCATCACGACCGATCAGAAACTCGGTACGCTGAACTTTGACTCTACCAAGTTCAGCGCTGCGATGACTACCCAGGGGTTGGGTAGTCAGGTTCAGACGCTGTTCACCGGCACCAACAGCACCAATGGCCTGCTGGCCCGGATGGGTACGGCGATCAAGCCTTACTTGCAGACTGGCGGCATTCTTGATCAGCGCACCACCAGCCTGAACAAGCAGAAAAACGATCTGAGCAATCAGCAGGTAGCGTTGGACTTGCGTGTTACCACTATGACTGCAACGCTGACGGCCAAGTACAACGCCATGGACCTGTTGGTCGGGCAGATGAAGGCGACGTCGACCAGTATCAGCTCGTTCTTCACCTCCTTGAACGCGCAGAAGTCCGGCGGCTAG
- a CDS encoding sigma-54-dependent transcriptional regulator: MAIKVLLVEDDRALREALADTLLLAGHDYTAVGSAEDALEAVASESFNLVVSDVNMPGMDGHQLLGLLRIRHPQLPVLLMTAHGAVERAVDAMRQGAADYLVKPFEPKALLDLVARHSLGCLGASEGEGPVAFEPASAQLLELAARVARSDSTVLISGESGTGKEVLARYIHQHSRRASQPFIAINCAAIPDNMLEATLFGHEKGSFTGAIAAQAGKFEQADGGTILLDEVSEIPLGLQAKLLRVLQEREVERVGARKPIALDIRVVATTNRDLAGEVAAGRFREDLYYRLSVFPLAWRPLRERTADILPLAERLLVKHVNKMKHAAARLSPEAQACLIGYPWPGNVRELDNAIQRALILQQGGLIQPQDFCLAGPVACAPLPVLAPVPMSSRMLEVEAPQGDSAGALGDDLRRREFQMIIDTLRSERGRRKEAAERLGISARTLRYKLAQMRDAGMDVEGYVFAT; encoded by the coding sequence ATGGCAATCAAGGTTTTACTGGTCGAGGATGACCGCGCACTGCGCGAAGCGTTGGCGGATACGTTGCTGCTGGCCGGTCACGACTACACCGCGGTGGGCTCGGCCGAAGATGCGCTGGAGGCCGTGGCGAGCGAGTCATTCAATCTGGTGGTCAGTGATGTCAACATGCCGGGCATGGATGGTCATCAGTTGTTGGGCTTGTTGCGAATTCGTCATCCGCAATTACCGGTGTTGCTGATGACTGCTCATGGCGCGGTTGAGCGCGCCGTCGATGCGATGCGTCAGGGGGCGGCGGATTATCTGGTCAAGCCGTTCGAGCCCAAGGCATTGCTGGATCTGGTGGCGCGCCATTCCCTGGGTTGTCTCGGTGCCTCAGAGGGCGAAGGCCCGGTAGCGTTCGAGCCGGCCAGTGCGCAGTTGCTTGAGCTGGCAGCCCGTGTGGCGCGCAGTGATTCGACGGTGTTGATCTCGGGTGAGTCGGGTACCGGCAAAGAGGTGCTGGCGCGTTACATTCATCAGCACTCGCGTCGCGCCAGTCAGCCGTTCATTGCAATCAATTGTGCGGCGATCCCGGACAACATGCTCGAGGCAACCTTGTTCGGTCATGAGAAAGGCTCGTTCACAGGTGCTATTGCGGCTCAGGCCGGCAAGTTCGAGCAGGCCGATGGCGGGACCATTTTGCTCGACGAGGTTTCCGAAATCCCCTTGGGGCTTCAGGCCAAGCTGCTGCGCGTTTTGCAGGAGCGTGAAGTCGAGCGTGTGGGCGCGCGCAAGCCCATTGCGCTGGATATTCGGGTGGTTGCGACCACTAACCGCGATTTGGCGGGCGAAGTGGCGGCAGGGCGCTTTCGTGAAGATCTTTACTATCGCCTGTCGGTATTTCCGTTGGCCTGGCGTCCGTTGCGTGAGCGCACTGCCGATATCTTGCCACTGGCCGAGCGTCTGCTGGTCAAGCACGTCAATAAAATGAAGCATGCCGCCGCCAGGCTATCGCCAGAAGCTCAGGCTTGCCTGATCGGTTATCCGTGGCCGGGCAACGTGCGTGAGCTGGACAACGCCATTCAGCGGGCGCTGATTTTGCAGCAGGGTGGTTTGATTCAGCCGCAGGACTTTTGTCTTGCGGGGCCGGTCGCTTGCGCACCACTGCCGGTATTGGCGCCGGTTCCCATGTCGTCACGAATGCTCGAGGTCGAGGCGCCGCAAGGCGATTCGGCGGGCGCGCTGGGCGATGACCTGCGGCGTCGCGAGTTTCAGATGATCATCGATACGTTGCGTTCCGAGCGCGGGCGGCGCAAGGAAGCGGCCGAGCGCCTGGGTATCAGCGCGCGGACCTTGCGCTACAAACTGGCGCAAATGCGTGATGCGGGAATGGATGTCGAAGGTTATGTGTTCGCGACCTGA
- the fliS gene encoding flagellar export chaperone FliS, translated as MNPMLALRQYQKIGAQAQTSEASPHRLVQMLMEGGLDRIAQAKGAMERKDIPGKGVLISKAIDIIGGLREGLDLENKADEVGELDNLYVYMMKRLAEANIKSDPKILDEVADLLGTVKEGWDAIAAPGPQF; from the coding sequence ATGAATCCGATGTTAGCCCTTCGGCAATATCAGAAAATTGGAGCGCAGGCCCAAACCTCCGAAGCCAGTCCGCACCGCTTGGTGCAGATGCTGATGGAAGGTGGGTTGGATCGTATTGCCCAGGCCAAAGGCGCCATGGAGCGCAAGGATATTCCGGGTAAAGGCGTATTGATCAGCAAGGCCATCGACATCATTGGCGGCTTGCGTGAAGGCCTGGACCTTGAGAACAAGGCGGATGAAGTGGGGGAGTTGGATAATCTCTACGTCTACATGATGAAGCGTCTGGCGGAGGCTAATATCAAGAGCGATCCGAAGATCCTCGACGAAGTCGCCGATTTGCTGGGTACAGTCAAAGAAGGCTGGGATGCCATCGCAGCGCCAGGTCCGCAGTTTTAA